The Osmerus eperlanus chromosome 22, fOsmEpe2.1, whole genome shotgun sequence genome window below encodes:
- the LOC134009056 gene encoding piggyBac transposable element-derived protein 4-like: MPQSVPTKPLKGLDLLQNINEMDSEGEQCGELEGEDDRDDGDDSDSGSETDSEVECPGDSWWRDTARDGTVWVEQTVSRGRVGEEGGAMKEAPGPTSYAKENIESPLSSFLCLIDTEMWQKIRQYTEAEAERKSETFKVSDEEVKAFKVSDEEVKAFKVSDEELKAFVGLVYLRGIMGGTSVKVDDYWSADLGNPLFKDTMSRQKFRDIMRYLRFDDKNTRADRLVTDRFAMMSEIFDNFVKNSIACYTPGENITIDEQLLPTKARCRFTQYMANKQDKFGIKFWVAADASTKYMLNARPYLGRDDSVAAGPRFSDSVVMSLVEPFLGKGRNVTTHNFFPSLALANNLLAKKTTVVGTAKKSIKGMPRCAQAHSERFSTKVLKAGKVSLTVYQAKPKTNVCILSTMHQTVLTDDGAKKLPNTLSHYKSTKAGVNVMDQMARQYSVRGGSHRWPVAVFYNILDLAAINAHILYTQSMNVRISRRKFILRLVKELCAPQKWSKAEEARRRLLPESPFQPVKRRRCQVNKCSGNKTFEICQGCKRLVCGKCTKNAPKLCLEC; encoded by the exons ATGCCTCAGAGTGTGCCAACAAAGCCACTCAAAGGGCTGGACTTGCTCCAGAACATTAACGAGATGGATTCGGAGGGCGAGCAGTGtggggagttggagggagaggacgACAGGGACGACGGGGACGACTCTGATTCAGGCTCAGAAACGGACTCTGAAGTGGAGTGCCCGGGAGACTCGTGGTGGCGAGACACGGCAAGAGACGGCACGGTGTGGGTGGAGCAGACAGTCTCTCGGGGGAGAGTCGGGGAGGAGGGTGGCGCCATGAAAGAAGCCCCCGGCCCCACAAGCTACGCCAAGGAAAACATTGAAAGCCCACTGAGCAGTTTCCTGTGTTTGATTGATACAGAAATGTGGCAGAAGATTCGACAGTACACGGAAGCGGAAGCGGAGCGGAAAAGCGAAACGTTCAAAGTGTCAGACGAGGAAGTGAAGGCGTTCAAAGTGTCGGACGAGGAAGTGAAG GCTTTCAAAGTGTCGGACGAGGAATTGAAGGCGTTCGTGGGTCTCGTTTACCTCAGAGGCATCATGGGAGGGACTAGCGTGAAGGTGGACGACTATTGGTCGGCTGACTTGGGAAATCCCCTTTTCAAAGATACAATGTCTCGTCAAAAGTTCAGAGACATCATGCGTTATCTGCGCTTCGACGACAAGAACACAAGGGCTGACCGGCTTGTGACAGACAGGTTTGCAATGATGTCTGAGATATTTGACAATTTTGTGAAAAACAGCATCGCTTGTTACACGCCGGGAGAAAACATCACGATAGACGAGCAGCTTCTCCCCACCAAGGCACGATGTCGTTTCACGCAGTACATGGCCAATAAACAGGACAAATTTGGCATTAAGTTCTGGGTAGCCGCTGATGCGTCAACCAAATACATGTTGAATGCACGGCCCTATCTAGGCAGAGATGACAGCGTCGCGGCTGGGCCGCGGTTTTCCGACAGTGTTGTGATGAGCCTGGTGGAGCCTTTCCTGGGAAAAGGAAGAAATGTAACGACTCACAATTTCTTCCCCTCGTTGGCGCTGGCAAACAACCTTTTGGCGAAGAAAACCACCGTTGTTGGAACAGCGAAGAAAAGCATCAAAGGCATGCCCCGGTGTGCACAGGCACATTCTGAAAGGTTTTCAACCAAGGTGCTGAAGGCTGGAAAAGTCTCGCTCACGGTCTACCAGGCAAAGCCCAAGACAAATGTGTGTATCCTGAGCACAATGCATCAGACTGTTTTAACTGACGATGGCGCCAAGAAACTGCCCAACACTCTTTCCCACTACAAAAGCACCAAGGCTGGCGTAAATGTAATGGACCAGATGGCACGGCAGTACTCAGTAAGGGGAGGCAGCCACCGTTGGCCGGTAGCAGTGTTCTACAACATCTTGGACCTGGCCGCAATTAATGCCCACATCCTGTACACGCAGAGCATGAACGTGAGGATCAGCAGGAGGAAGTTCATCCTTCGGCTGGTGAAGGAGCTGTGTGCTCCTCAGAAGTGGTCCAAGGCGGAGGAGGCTCGGAGGCGGCTTCTGCCCGAGTCTCCCTTCCAGCCTGTGAAACGGAGACGGTGTCAGGTCAACAAATGTTCAGGGAACAAAACTTTTGAGATCTGCCAGGGATGCAAGCGGCTTGTCTGTGGAAAATGCACCAAGAATGCACCAAAGCTGTGCTTGGAGTGTTGA